The following coding sequences lie in one Hippopotamus amphibius kiboko isolate mHipAmp2 chromosome 17, mHipAmp2.hap2, whole genome shotgun sequence genomic window:
- the MRPL12 gene encoding 39S ribosomal protein L12, mitochondrial, which translates to MLQAAASLLWGPCLGLRAAALRLARQQVPHVCAVRLMRCSSHRRGEALAGAPLDNAPKEYPPKIQQLVQDIASLTLLEISDLNELLKKTLKIQDVGFMPMGGVVPGAAPATAAPEAAEEDIPKQKERTHFTVRLTEANPVDKVKLIKEIKNYVQGINLVQAKKLVESLPQEIKANVAKAEAEKIKAALEAVGGTVVLE; encoded by the exons ATGCTGCAGGCGGCCGCAAGCCTCCTCTGGGGGCCGTGTCTCGGGCTTAGAGCCGCTGCACTCCGCCTCGCCAG GCAACAGGTACCTCATGTGTGCGCCGTGCGGCTGATGAGATGCAGCAGCCATCGGAGGGGGGAGGCCCTCGCTGGTGCCCCCCTGGATAATGCCCCCAAGGAGTACCCCCCCAAGATCCAGCAGCTGGTCCAGGACATTGCCAGCCTCACGCTGCTGGAGATCTCAGACCTCAACGAGCTCCTGAAG aAAACATTGAAGATCCAGGATGTTGGGTTCATGCCGATGGGTGGCGTGGTGCCTGGTGCTGCCCCTGCCACAGCTGCCCCCGAG gCAGCAGAAGAAGACATCCCCAAACAAAAAGAACGGACGCATTTCACCGTCCGCCTGACAGAGGCCAACCCTGTGGACAAGGTGAAGCTGATCAAGGAAATCAAGAACTACGTCCAGGGCATCAACCTCGTCCAG GCAAAGAAGCTGGTGgaatccctgcctcaggaaatCAAAGCCAATGTGGCCAAGGCTGAGGCCGAGAAGATCAAGGCGGCCCTGGAGGCAGTGGGCGGCACCGTGGTCCTGGAGTAG
- the HGS gene encoding hepatocyte growth factor-regulated tyrosine kinase substrate isoform X1 → MGRGSGTFERLLDKATSQLLLETDWESILQICDLIRQGDTQAKYAVSSIKKKVNDKNPHVALYALEVMESVVKNCGQTVHDEVANKQTMEELKELLKRQVEVNVRNKILYLIQAWAHAFRNEPKYKVVQDTYQIMKVEGHVFPEFKESDAMFAAERAPDWVDAEECHRCRVQFGVMTRKHHCRACGQIFCGKCSSKYSTIPKFGIEKEVRVCEPCYEQLNKKAEGKATSTTELPPEYLTSPLSQQSQLPPKRDETALQEEEELQLALALSQSEAEEKERMRQKSAYAAYPKAEPAPVASSAPPVSSLYSSPVNSSAPLAEDIDPELARYLNRNYWEKKQEEARKSPTPSAPVPLTEPAAQPGEGHAVPANVETPLPEIDPQPVNPAGGPFSEQYQNGESEENHAQFLKALQNAVTTFVNRMKSNHVRGRSITNDSAVLSLFQSINGMHPQLLELLNQLDERRLYYEGLQDKLAQIRDARGALSALREEHREKLRQAAEEAARQRQIQLAQKLEIMRQKKQEYLEVQRQLAIQRLQEQEKERQLRLEQQKQTIQMRAQMPAFSLPYAQLQAMPTAGGVLYQPSGPASFAGTFSPAGSVEGSPMHTMYMSQPAPATGGPYPSMPGAAADPSMVSAYMYPAGAAGAQAAPQGPAGPTTSPAYSSYQPTPTQGYQNVASQAPQSLPAISQPPQSSTMGYMGSQSVSMGYQPYSMQNLMPTLPGQDAPLPPPQQPYISGQQPVYQQMAPSSGPPQQQPPVAQQPQAQGPPTQGSEAQLISFD, encoded by the exons ATGGGGCGCGGCAGCGGCACCTTCGAGCGTCTCCTAG ACAAAGCGACCAGCCAGCTTCTTCTGGAGACTGACTGGGAATCAATCCTCCAGATCTGTGACCTGATCCGCCAGGGggacacaca AGCAAAATATGCAGTGAGTTCCATCAAGAAGAAAGTCAATGACAAGAATCCCCATGTGGCCTTGTATGCCCTAGAG GTCATGGAGTCCGTGGTGAAGAACTGTGGCCAGACGGTCCATGATGAGGTGGCAAACAAGCAGACCATGGAGGAGCTGAAGGAGCTGCTGAAG AGGCAGGTGGAAGTAAATGTCCGAAACAAGATCTTGTACCTGATTCAGGCCTGGGCACATGCCTTCCGGAACGAGCCCAAGTACAAGGTGGTCCAGGACACGTACCAGATCATGAAGGTGGAAG GACACGTCTTCCCAGAGTTCAAGGAGAGCGATGCCATGTTTGCTGCAGAGAGA GCCCCCGACTGGGTGGATGCTGAGGAGTGCCACCGGTGCCGGGTGCAGTTCGGGGTCATGACCCGCAAG CACCACTGCCGGGCATGTGGCCAGATCTTCTGTGGCAAATGCTCCTCCAAGTACTCCACGATCCCCAAGTTCGGCATCGAGAAGGAGGTGCGCGTGTGCGAGCCCTGCTATGAGCAGCTCAACAA GAAAGCAGAGGGAAAGGCCACCTCGACGACGGAGCTGCCCCCGGAGTACCTGACCAGCCCCCTGTCACAGCAGTCCCAG CTGCCCCCCAAGAGGGATGAGACAGCCctacaggaggaggaggagctgcagcTGGCCCTGGCTCTGTCACAGTCAGAGGCCGAGGAGAAGGAGAGGATG AGACAGAAGTCGGCCTATGCTGCGTACCCCAAGGCAGAGCCCGCACCTGTGGCCTCTTCGGCACCCCCTGTCAGCAGCCTGTACTCCTCGCCCGTG AACTCGTCGGCGCCTCTGGCTGAGGACATCGACCCTGAG CTCGCCCGGTACCTCAACCGGAACTACTgggagaagaagcaggaggaggcTCGCAAGAGCCCCACGCCGTCCGCCCCGGTGCCTCTGACGGAGCCTGCcgcccagcctggggaggggcatGCAGTCCCTGCCAACGTGGAG ACTCCCCTCCCAGAAATAGACCCTCAGCCTGTAAATCCGGCCGGAGGCCCCTTCAGTGAG cAGTACCAGAATGGGGAGTCAGAGGAGAACCACGCACAGTTCCTGAAGGCCCTGCAGAACGCCGTCACCACCTTCGTCAACCGCATGAAGAGCAACCACGTGCGGGGCCGCAGCATTACCAACGACTCGGCCGTGCTGTCCCTCTTTCAGTCCATCAACGGCATGCACCCTCAGCTGCTCGAGCTGCTCAACCAGCTGGATGAGCGGAGGC tgTACTACGAGGGGCTGCAGGACAAGCTGGCGCAGATCCGTGACGCCCGGGGGGCACTCAGCGCTCTGCGGGAGGAGCACCGGGAGAAGCTGCGCCAGGCGGCGGAGGAGGCTGCGCGCCAGCGCCAGATCCAGCTGGCCCAGAAGCTGGAGATCATGCGGCAGAAGAAGCAG GAGTACCTCGAGGTGCAGCGGCAGCTGGCCATCCAGCGCCTGCAGGAGCAGGAGAAGGAGCGGCAGTTGCGCCTGGAGCAGCAGAAGCAGACCATCCAGATGCGGGCCCAGATGCCTGCCTTCTCCCTGCCCTACGCCCAG CTCCAGGCCATGCCCACAGCAGGGGGCGTGCTGTACCAGCCTTCTGGCCCGGCAAGCTTTGCAGGCACCTTCAGCCCGGCAGGCTCAGTGGAGGGCTCTCCCATGCACACCATGTACATGAGCCAGCCAGCCCCAGCCACTGGCGGCCCCTACCCCAGCATGCCTGGGGCCGCAGCAG ATCCCAGCATGGTGAGTGCTTACATGTACCCGGCAGGGGCTGCTGGCGCACAGGCAGCCCCTCAGGGCCCTGCCGGGCCCACCACCAGCCCAGCCTACTCATCCTACCAGCCCACTCCCACACAGGGCTATCAG aACGTGGCTTCCCAGGCCCCGCAGAGCCTCCCAGCCATCTCTCAGCCTCCACAGTCCAGCACCATGGGTTACATGGGGAGCCAGTCAGTGTCCATGGGCTACCAGCCTTACAGCATGCAG AATCTCATGCCCACCCTCCCTGGCCAAGACGCACCTCTGCCGCCCCCGCAGCAGCCCTACATCTCGGGGCAGCAGCCTGTGTACCAGCAG ATGGCACCCTCCAGTGGCCCTCCCCAGCAGCAGCCCCCTGTGGCCCAGCAGCCACAGGCACAGGGGCCGCCCACACAGGGCAGCGAAGCCCAGCTCATCTCGTTTGACTGA
- the HGS gene encoding hepatocyte growth factor-regulated tyrosine kinase substrate isoform X2, with protein sequence MGRGSGTFERLLDKATSQLLLETDWESILQICDLIRQGDTQAKYAVSSIKKKVNDKNPHVALYALEVMESVVKNCGQTVHDEVANKQTMEELKELLKRQVEVNVRNKILYLIQAWAHAFRNEPKYKVVQDTYQIMKVEGHVFPEFKESDAMFAAERAPDWVDAEECHRCRVQFGVMTRKHHCRACGQIFCGKCSSKYSTIPKFGIEKEVRVCEPCYEQLNKKAEGKATSTTELPPEYLTSPLSQQSQLPPKRDETALQEEEELQLALALSQSEAEEKERMRQKSAYAAYPKAEPAPVASSAPPVSSLYSSPVNSSAPLAEDIDPELARYLNRNYWEKKQEEARKSPTPSAPVPLTEPAAQPGEGHAVPANVETPLPEIDPQPVNPAGGPFSEQYQNGESEENHAQFLKALQNAVTTFVNRMKSNHVRGRSITNDSAVLSLFQSINGMHPQLLELLNQLDERRLYYEGLQDKLAQIRDARGALSALREEHREKLRQAAEEAARQRQIQLAQKLEIMRQKKQEYLEVQRQLAIQRLQEQEKERQLRLEQQKQTIQMRAQMPAFSLPYAQLQAMPTAGGVLYQPSGPASFAGTFSPAGSVEGSPMHTMYMSQPAPATGGPYPSMPGAAADLQNSWQSSTKNFSDSQTFPC encoded by the exons ATGGGGCGCGGCAGCGGCACCTTCGAGCGTCTCCTAG ACAAAGCGACCAGCCAGCTTCTTCTGGAGACTGACTGGGAATCAATCCTCCAGATCTGTGACCTGATCCGCCAGGGggacacaca AGCAAAATATGCAGTGAGTTCCATCAAGAAGAAAGTCAATGACAAGAATCCCCATGTGGCCTTGTATGCCCTAGAG GTCATGGAGTCCGTGGTGAAGAACTGTGGCCAGACGGTCCATGATGAGGTGGCAAACAAGCAGACCATGGAGGAGCTGAAGGAGCTGCTGAAG AGGCAGGTGGAAGTAAATGTCCGAAACAAGATCTTGTACCTGATTCAGGCCTGGGCACATGCCTTCCGGAACGAGCCCAAGTACAAGGTGGTCCAGGACACGTACCAGATCATGAAGGTGGAAG GACACGTCTTCCCAGAGTTCAAGGAGAGCGATGCCATGTTTGCTGCAGAGAGA GCCCCCGACTGGGTGGATGCTGAGGAGTGCCACCGGTGCCGGGTGCAGTTCGGGGTCATGACCCGCAAG CACCACTGCCGGGCATGTGGCCAGATCTTCTGTGGCAAATGCTCCTCCAAGTACTCCACGATCCCCAAGTTCGGCATCGAGAAGGAGGTGCGCGTGTGCGAGCCCTGCTATGAGCAGCTCAACAA GAAAGCAGAGGGAAAGGCCACCTCGACGACGGAGCTGCCCCCGGAGTACCTGACCAGCCCCCTGTCACAGCAGTCCCAG CTGCCCCCCAAGAGGGATGAGACAGCCctacaggaggaggaggagctgcagcTGGCCCTGGCTCTGTCACAGTCAGAGGCCGAGGAGAAGGAGAGGATG AGACAGAAGTCGGCCTATGCTGCGTACCCCAAGGCAGAGCCCGCACCTGTGGCCTCTTCGGCACCCCCTGTCAGCAGCCTGTACTCCTCGCCCGTG AACTCGTCGGCGCCTCTGGCTGAGGACATCGACCCTGAG CTCGCCCGGTACCTCAACCGGAACTACTgggagaagaagcaggaggaggcTCGCAAGAGCCCCACGCCGTCCGCCCCGGTGCCTCTGACGGAGCCTGCcgcccagcctggggaggggcatGCAGTCCCTGCCAACGTGGAG ACTCCCCTCCCAGAAATAGACCCTCAGCCTGTAAATCCGGCCGGAGGCCCCTTCAGTGAG cAGTACCAGAATGGGGAGTCAGAGGAGAACCACGCACAGTTCCTGAAGGCCCTGCAGAACGCCGTCACCACCTTCGTCAACCGCATGAAGAGCAACCACGTGCGGGGCCGCAGCATTACCAACGACTCGGCCGTGCTGTCCCTCTTTCAGTCCATCAACGGCATGCACCCTCAGCTGCTCGAGCTGCTCAACCAGCTGGATGAGCGGAGGC tgTACTACGAGGGGCTGCAGGACAAGCTGGCGCAGATCCGTGACGCCCGGGGGGCACTCAGCGCTCTGCGGGAGGAGCACCGGGAGAAGCTGCGCCAGGCGGCGGAGGAGGCTGCGCGCCAGCGCCAGATCCAGCTGGCCCAGAAGCTGGAGATCATGCGGCAGAAGAAGCAG GAGTACCTCGAGGTGCAGCGGCAGCTGGCCATCCAGCGCCTGCAGGAGCAGGAGAAGGAGCGGCAGTTGCGCCTGGAGCAGCAGAAGCAGACCATCCAGATGCGGGCCCAGATGCCTGCCTTCTCCCTGCCCTACGCCCAG CTCCAGGCCATGCCCACAGCAGGGGGCGTGCTGTACCAGCCTTCTGGCCCGGCAAGCTTTGCAGGCACCTTCAGCCCGGCAGGCTCAGTGGAGGGCTCTCCCATGCACACCATGTACATGAGCCAGCCAGCCCCAGCCACTGGCGGCCCCTACCCCAGCATGCCTGGGGCCGCAGCAG ACTTACAAAACAGTTGGCAGAGCAGTACAAAGAATTTTTCAGATTCCCAGACATTTCCGTGTTAG
- the ARL16 gene encoding ADP-ribosylation factor-like protein 16 isoform X2, translating into MCLLLGATGVGKTLLVGTNLTDIVAQKKITIRELGGCMGPIWSSYYGNCHSLLFMVDASNPTQLSASCVQLLGLLSAEQLAEASVLILFNKIDLPCYMTTEEMKSLIRLPDIIACAKQNITTVEISAWKGTGLSEVLRWLQDTHRTNG; encoded by the exons ATGTGTCTCCTGCTCGGGGCCACGGGCGTGGGGAAGACGCTGTTG GTGGGAACCAACCTAACGGACATCGTGGCTCAGAAAAAGATCACCATCCGGGAGCTGGGGGGGTGCATGGGCCCCATCTGGTCCAGTTACTATGGAAACTGTCATTCTCTTCTG TTCATGGTGGACGCCTCTAACCCCACCCAGCTCTCTGCATCCTGTGTACAGCTCCTGGGTCTCCTTTCGGCTGAACAACTTGCAGAAGCATCAGTTCTGATTCTCTTCAATAAGAT TGACCTGCCCTGTTACATGACCACAGAGGAGATGAAGTCGTTAATCCGGCTGCCGGACATCATTGCTTGTGCCAAGCAGAACATCACCACGGTAGAAATCAGTGCCTGGAAAGGCACTGGCTTGTCCGAAGTGCTACGCTGGCTCCAGGACACCCACAGAACTAATGGTTGA
- the ARL16 gene encoding ADP-ribosylation factor-like protein 16 isoform X1 — protein MCLLLGATGVGKTLLVKRLQKLSSRDGKGDLGDPPPTRPTVGTNLTDIVAQKKITIRELGGCMGPIWSSYYGNCHSLLFMVDASNPTQLSASCVQLLGLLSAEQLAEASVLILFNKIDLPCYMTTEEMKSLIRLPDIIACAKQNITTVEISAWKGTGLSEVLRWLQDTHRTNG, from the exons ATGTGTCTCCTGCTCGGGGCCACGGGCGTGGGGAAGACGCTGTTGGTGAAACGCCTGCAGA AGCTGAGCTCCAGGGATGGGAAGGGCGACCTGGGCGATCCTCCCCCGACGCGGCCCACG GTGGGAACCAACCTAACGGACATCGTGGCTCAGAAAAAGATCACCATCCGGGAGCTGGGGGGGTGCATGGGCCCCATCTGGTCCAGTTACTATGGAAACTGTCATTCTCTTCTG TTCATGGTGGACGCCTCTAACCCCACCCAGCTCTCTGCATCCTGTGTACAGCTCCTGGGTCTCCTTTCGGCTGAACAACTTGCAGAAGCATCAGTTCTGATTCTCTTCAATAAGAT TGACCTGCCCTGTTACATGACCACAGAGGAGATGAAGTCGTTAATCCGGCTGCCGGACATCATTGCTTGTGCCAAGCAGAACATCACCACGGTAGAAATCAGTGCCTGGAAAGGCACTGGCTTGTCCGAAGTGCTACGCTGGCTCCAGGACACCCACAGAACTAATGGTTGA
- the ARL16 gene encoding ADP-ribosylation factor-like protein 16 isoform X3, giving the protein MEAGVRQVGTNLTDIVAQKKITIRELGGCMGPIWSSYYGNCHSLLFMVDASNPTQLSASCVQLLGLLSAEQLAEASVLILFNKIDLPCYMTTEEMKSLIRLPDIIACAKQNITTVEISAWKGTGLSEVLRWLQDTHRTNG; this is encoded by the exons ATGGAAGCTGGGGTCCGGCAG GTGGGAACCAACCTAACGGACATCGTGGCTCAGAAAAAGATCACCATCCGGGAGCTGGGGGGGTGCATGGGCCCCATCTGGTCCAGTTACTATGGAAACTGTCATTCTCTTCTG TTCATGGTGGACGCCTCTAACCCCACCCAGCTCTCTGCATCCTGTGTACAGCTCCTGGGTCTCCTTTCGGCTGAACAACTTGCAGAAGCATCAGTTCTGATTCTCTTCAATAAGAT TGACCTGCCCTGTTACATGACCACAGAGGAGATGAAGTCGTTAATCCGGCTGCCGGACATCATTGCTTGTGCCAAGCAGAACATCACCACGGTAGAAATCAGTGCCTGGAAAGGCACTGGCTTGTCCGAAGTGCTACGCTGGCTCCAGGACACCCACAGAACTAATGGTTGA